A portion of the Chondrinema litorale genome contains these proteins:
- a CDS encoding DMT family transporter — protein MMKYVFMFLPILVGMGVVLQTGANTQLKQYVGSPFLAALVSFTTGTLCVLVVNLFVGSDFKQLGGAQIQQTSWWMWIGGALGAMFVTSAIVIAPKLGPTQFFGLVIASQLIFSVVVDHFGWMGFNEQPVNMQKIIGIGLLVVGGYLIQSARS, from the coding sequence ATGATGAAGTACGTTTTTATGTTCTTGCCAATTTTGGTAGGAATGGGTGTGGTATTACAAACAGGTGCTAATACGCAGTTAAAACAATATGTTGGCAGTCCTTTTTTGGCCGCTTTAGTCTCTTTTACTACAGGGACTTTATGTGTGTTAGTTGTCAATTTGTTTGTAGGTTCAGACTTTAAGCAATTGGGAGGAGCGCAAATACAGCAAACCAGTTGGTGGATGTGGATTGGAGGAGCTTTAGGTGCCATGTTTGTAACCTCTGCCATAGTAATTGCTCCTAAATTAGGGCCGACTCAATTCTTTGGTTTGGTAATAGCTTCTCAGTTGATTTTTTCGGTTGTGGTAGATCATTTCGGATGGATGGGCTTTAATGAGCAACCAGTTAATATGCAAAAAATAATAGGGATAGGATTGCTAGTTGTGGGTGGCTATCTCATTCAATCTGCCAGAAGTTAA
- a CDS encoding aminotransferase class I/II-fold pyridoxal phosphate-dependent enzyme — MIPNKETLDQLTDSFSALQEAFDKYKGMDLKLDMTRGKPAPEQLDLCNEMLDLPGASDYKAADGTDCRNYGGLDGIAEAKAFFAEYMGTTPAELVIGGNSSLALMHDTLINAMLKGVPGSTEPWVKLPEVKFLCPVPGYDRHFAVCEKLGIKMIPVDMDENGPDMAKVKELVASDASIKGIWCVPQYSNPTGVVYSDEVVKELATMETAATDFRVMWDNAYAVHYLNDATIVVANLLDACKAAGNPDRVFMYGSTSKISLAGAGIAVIAASEANIAWFKKQISFQTIGPDKINQLRHLRFFTDVDGLKSHMEKHADILKPKFDKVLEISDAELGGAGIATWSKPDGGYFISLDTPEGCASRVVALAAEAGVKMTAAGATFPYGKDPEDKNIRIAPSLPSLGDIDTAMKIFCICIKLAVLEKFASKSVASA; from the coding sequence ATGATTCCCAATAAAGAAACACTAGATCAACTTACCGACTCTTTTTCTGCATTACAAGAAGCATTTGACAAATACAAAGGAATGGATTTGAAGCTGGATATGACGAGAGGAAAACCAGCACCTGAGCAGTTGGACTTATGTAACGAAATGCTAGATTTACCAGGAGCAAGTGATTATAAAGCTGCTGACGGAACAGATTGCAGAAATTATGGTGGTTTAGATGGAATAGCAGAAGCAAAAGCTTTTTTTGCTGAATATATGGGTACAACTCCGGCAGAACTTGTAATTGGAGGTAACTCAAGTTTGGCCTTAATGCACGATACATTAATAAATGCAATGCTTAAAGGTGTGCCAGGTAGCACAGAACCTTGGGTTAAATTACCAGAAGTTAAATTCTTATGCCCAGTGCCGGGTTACGACAGACACTTTGCAGTTTGTGAGAAGTTAGGTATTAAAATGATTCCTGTAGATATGGATGAAAACGGACCTGACATGGCGAAGGTAAAAGAATTAGTAGCAAGTGATGCATCAATAAAAGGTATCTGGTGTGTGCCTCAATATAGCAATCCAACTGGTGTAGTTTATAGCGACGAAGTAGTGAAGGAGTTGGCAACAATGGAAACTGCTGCCACAGATTTTAGAGTAATGTGGGACAATGCCTATGCAGTTCATTATTTGAATGATGCAACTATTGTAGTAGCTAACTTATTAGATGCTTGTAAAGCAGCAGGGAATCCAGATAGAGTATTTATGTATGGCTCTACTTCTAAAATTAGTTTAGCTGGAGCAGGTATCGCAGTAATTGCTGCTAGCGAAGCAAACATTGCTTGGTTTAAAAAACAGATTTCTTTCCAAACAATTGGGCCAGATAAAATAAACCAATTAAGACACCTTAGATTTTTTACAGATGTTGATGGTTTAAAATCTCACATGGAAAAACATGCTGATATCTTGAAACCTAAATTTGACAAAGTACTTGAAATCTCTGATGCAGAATTAGGTGGAGCAGGTATCGCAACATGGAGCAAGCCTGATGGTGGATATTTTATTAGCTTAGATACACCAGAAGGTTGTGCATCTAGAGTAGTAGCTTTAGCTGCTGAGGCAGGAGTGAAAATGACTGCTGCTGGTGCGACTTTCCCTTATGGAAAAGACCCTGAAGATAAAAACATTAGAATTGCACCAAGTTTACCTTCTCTAGGTGATATAGATACTGCAATGAAAATTTTCTGTATTTGTATTAAACTTGCTGTACTTGAGAAATTTGCCAGCAAATCTGTAGCAAGTGCATAA
- a CDS encoding Crp/Fnr family transcriptional regulator encodes MEQLRNSINRFYSLPDKDWDIFTSIWKPDTIAKNEILTRVGEVEKHMYFVNKGVLRGFFVHQDSEFTLGFSYDGDFSGIPDSFMNQVPSMYFLETLSPCEVLKTTYDKLQQAFDASREVERLSRIMAEKMLYGFSLRQVELQCMSAEERFKAFLRRSPHLLQMIPQKYLASYLNMAPETFSRLIRNVRI; translated from the coding sequence ATGGAACAATTAAGAAACTCAATAAACCGGTTTTATTCATTACCAGATAAAGACTGGGATATTTTCACTTCCATATGGAAGCCAGATACTATTGCAAAAAATGAAATTTTAACAAGAGTAGGCGAGGTAGAAAAGCATATGTATTTTGTAAACAAAGGTGTGTTAAGAGGCTTTTTTGTGCATCAAGATAGTGAGTTTACATTGGGTTTTTCTTATGATGGAGATTTTTCTGGTATTCCCGATTCTTTTATGAATCAAGTGCCATCTATGTATTTTCTCGAAACATTATCACCTTGTGAGGTTTTAAAAACAACATACGATAAACTACAACAGGCTTTTGATGCTTCACGCGAAGTGGAGCGATTAAGCAGGATTATGGCCGAAAAAATGCTTTATGGTTTTAGTTTGCGGCAAGTAGAATTACAATGTATGTCTGCCGAAGAAAGGTTTAAAGCTTTTTTACGGAGAAGTCCTCACCTGCTACAAATGATACCCCAGAAATATCTGGCCTCTTACCTCAATATGGCTCCAGAAACTTTTAGCCGACTTATTAGAAATGTGAGAATTTGA
- a CDS encoding DUF2911 domain-containing protein, with protein sequence MRKKILLAIAVLVIGFAGYIAYLLLNTRSHSPAETAEHNEDGLNINVSYCRPYKKERVIFGTEEDGALQPYGAYWRTGANEPTKITFGESVIFNGEKIDAGTYSFYTVPGQKEWTVALNSAIAKWGYSEPDYSKEIHRSKVLADKPESPVEQFTITFEPQGNHVNMVLAWDNAIVKIPVSPTS encoded by the coding sequence ATGAGAAAAAAAATTCTTTTAGCCATAGCTGTGTTAGTAATTGGTTTTGCTGGATACATAGCTTATCTATTACTTAATACAAGAAGCCATAGCCCGGCCGAAACTGCTGAACATAATGAAGATGGGTTAAACATAAATGTTAGCTATTGCCGCCCATATAAAAAAGAAAGGGTAATTTTTGGAACTGAAGAAGACGGTGCACTACAACCCTATGGCGCTTACTGGCGCACAGGAGCTAACGAACCTACAAAAATTACTTTTGGAGAAAGTGTGATTTTTAATGGAGAAAAGATTGATGCTGGCACATATAGTTTTTACACAGTTCCGGGGCAAAAAGAATGGACAGTGGCATTAAACTCAGCTATTGCAAAATGGGGTTATTCTGAACCAGATTACAGTAAAGAAATACACCGAAGCAAAGTATTAGCAGATAAACCCGAATCACCAGTTGAACAATTTACTATTACTTTTGAACCTCAGGGGAATCATGTAAACATGGTATTAGCATGGGACAATGCCATTGTGAAAATTCCAGTGAGCCCAACTTCTTAA
- a CDS encoding aminopeptidase P N-terminal domain-containing protein, giving the protein MRRIILFTILSLSALIGIAQDEDYPQDFLDKEFHKQRRDALREMLPENSVAVFFANAVRNRANDVEYVYHQSPDFYYLTGYLEPHSVLLVFSEMQTDEDGNKYNEILFCQKRNARAEMWTGKRLGAEGIKEKLGIEMVFNGEDFESYKPNLTKFDRVFFYDFENDVRDTNDEADLYSLIEGFKTKAEYPEDYDATKEYIYDMMRNEDLDNAEYIAQYISWQARMRPSLLEDKSIKAFLAAETPESKKMVKASIPPRTNNLDTYSLNTMLATLREVKTDAEVDLLKKAVNISCVGQVEVMKAMTPTMSETEVQGIHEFVFKKYGAEYEGYPSIVGAGANGCVLHYITNNKMRVGNELVLMDLGAEYRGYTADITRTIPANGKFTKEQKAIYDLVYKAQEESFKHCKPGESIRITTEVSREVINEGLVKLGIIESIETEHTYFPHGVSHHIGLDVHDKGNYESFEPNMVLTVEPGIYIPEGSPCDEKWWGIGVRIEDDILITQDGYELLSGLAPRKSDEIEKMMKQESIFSNFSLPSIDSKE; this is encoded by the coding sequence ATGAGAAGAATCATTTTATTTACTATCCTGTCACTATCAGCTCTGATCGGTATAGCACAGGATGAAGACTACCCTCAGGATTTTCTTGACAAAGAATTTCATAAACAAAGAAGAGATGCATTAAGAGAAATGCTTCCTGAAAATTCTGTTGCTGTATTTTTTGCTAATGCAGTGAGAAACAGAGCCAACGATGTAGAATATGTTTACCACCAAAGTCCAGATTTCTATTATCTCACGGGTTATCTTGAGCCGCATTCTGTACTTTTAGTTTTCTCTGAAATGCAAACAGATGAAGATGGCAACAAATACAACGAAATACTTTTTTGCCAGAAAAGAAATGCCAGAGCTGAAATGTGGACCGGAAAAAGACTTGGAGCAGAAGGCATTAAAGAAAAACTAGGTATTGAGATGGTTTTTAATGGAGAAGATTTTGAATCGTATAAACCTAATCTTACCAAATTTGATAGAGTATTTTTCTATGATTTTGAAAATGATGTGAGAGATACAAATGATGAAGCAGATTTGTATAGCCTTATAGAGGGTTTTAAAACAAAAGCTGAATATCCAGAAGATTACGATGCTACAAAAGAGTACATCTATGATATGATGCGCAACGAAGACTTAGATAATGCAGAATATATTGCACAATATATTTCGTGGCAAGCTAGAATGCGACCAAGCCTTTTAGAAGACAAAAGCATTAAAGCATTTTTAGCTGCAGAAACACCTGAGTCTAAAAAAATGGTAAAAGCTTCTATTCCTCCACGTACTAATAACTTAGATACTTACAGCCTAAATACCATGTTGGCAACTCTAAGAGAAGTAAAGACTGATGCAGAGGTTGATTTATTGAAAAAAGCAGTTAATATTTCTTGTGTTGGCCAAGTAGAAGTAATGAAAGCAATGACACCAACCATGTCAGAAACTGAAGTGCAGGGCATCCACGAATTTGTATTTAAGAAATATGGAGCAGAGTACGAAGGCTATCCTTCAATTGTAGGAGCTGGGGCAAATGGTTGTGTATTGCACTATATTACTAACAATAAAATGCGAGTTGGCAACGAACTAGTTTTAATGGATTTAGGTGCAGAATACAGAGGTTACACGGCTGATATTACTAGAACTATTCCAGCAAATGGCAAATTTACCAAAGAGCAAAAAGCCATTTACGATTTGGTATACAAAGCACAAGAAGAATCATTTAAACATTGCAAGCCGGGAGAATCTATCCGTATTACAACTGAAGTTTCAAGAGAAGTAATTAACGAAGGTCTGGTAAAGCTTGGAATTATAGAAAGTATTGAAACAGAGCATACTTATTTCCCACATGGTGTTTCACACCATATTGGTCTTGATGTGCATGACAAAGGAAATTACGAATCATTTGAGCCAAACATGGTGCTTACTGTAGAACCGGGTATTTATATTCCAGAAGGAAGCCCTTGTGATGAAAAATGGTGGGGAATTGGAGTAAGAATAGAAGATGATATTCTTATTACCCAAGATGGTTACGAACTACTTTCTGGACTTGCGCCAAGAAAATCTGATGAAATTGAAAAGATGATGAAGCAAGAAAGCATCTTTAGCAATTTCTCATTGCCATCAATAGACAGCAAAGAATAA
- the thiE gene encoding thiamine phosphate synthase: MKNKAKIKGLYLLTDPVLYGDKDLFSIIETAVKNGIDVIQYRDDLIKEPLFIENAKRIKEILTPYQVPLIISNRINAVIPSDADGIHLEANHSEVLKVRAVLGDNYVIGCSVHFPELIKETNQLPLDYIATGPVFHTSTKQYSHSEWGTERIREAVQKSIHTLVAVGGINLDNIQKLADTDIKCLASVSELLQFSLQPEKLTKFRHVIKS, from the coding sequence TTGAAAAATAAAGCTAAAATTAAAGGTCTTTATCTGTTAACCGATCCGGTCTTATATGGAGATAAAGACCTTTTTTCAATAATAGAGACAGCCGTTAAAAACGGGATAGATGTTATACAATACAGAGATGATCTTATTAAAGAGCCTCTATTTATTGAGAATGCTAAAAGAATTAAAGAAATATTAACTCCCTATCAGGTTCCGCTTATCATTTCTAATCGCATAAATGCAGTTATACCATCTGATGCAGATGGTATACATCTAGAAGCTAACCATAGTGAAGTTTTAAAAGTGAGAGCAGTTTTAGGTGATAATTATGTCATTGGCTGCTCTGTACATTTTCCTGAATTAATAAAAGAGACAAACCAACTCCCATTAGATTACATTGCCACTGGCCCGGTATTTCATACATCTACAAAACAATATTCGCACTCCGAATGGGGTACTGAAAGAATAAGAGAAGCTGTTCAAAAATCTATACATACACTAGTTGCGGTAGGTGGCATAAATTTAGATAATATCCAAAAATTAGCCGATACTGACATAAAATGCCTTGCATCGGTCTCAGAGCTACTTCAATTCTCTTTACAACCCGAAAAGTTAACCAAATTTAGACATGTAATTAAAAGTTAA
- a CDS encoding c-type cytochrome, translating into MFTGLLHTHKLVVVLFLLIYIIKTVLLLIGKTENLEMFTKKVKVPEMIISFLFLVTGAVMLFQLPEIKTLLIIKIIGVFASIPLAVIGFKKKNKLLAVLSLILLFGAYGLAEVNKRRVAIAPVSADVVTDEADASYDPLVHGKAIFETNCVACHGPAGDLNAVGAKNLQTSELSDEEVSTVIRNGKNAMPPYGKVLNETEVDALVEYVKSMRK; encoded by the coding sequence ATGTTTACTGGACTCTTACATACGCATAAATTAGTAGTTGTACTTTTTCTTCTGATATACATAATCAAAACAGTTTTACTTTTAATCGGCAAAACTGAAAACCTTGAAATGTTTACCAAAAAGGTAAAAGTACCAGAAATGATCATCAGCTTTTTGTTTCTTGTAACAGGTGCTGTGATGCTTTTTCAACTACCCGAGATTAAAACATTACTTATCATTAAAATTATTGGTGTTTTTGCCAGTATTCCATTAGCAGTGATAGGTTTTAAAAAGAAAAATAAATTACTGGCCGTACTTTCATTAATTTTGTTATTCGGTGCATACGGATTAGCAGAAGTGAATAAAAGAAGGGTGGCAATTGCTCCTGTAAGTGCTGATGTAGTAACCGACGAGGCTGATGCCTCTTATGATCCATTAGTGCATGGTAAGGCTATTTTTGAAACAAACTGTGTGGCTTGTCATGGGCCAGCGGGAGATTTGAATGCTGTTGGTGCTAAAAACTTACAAACTTCTGAGTTGTCTGATGAGGAGGTTAGTACAGTTATAAGAAATGGAAAAAATGCGATGCCTCCTTATGGCAAAGTATTAAACGAAACAGAGGTTGACGCTTTAGTAGAATATGTAAAATCGATGAGAAAGTAA
- a CDS encoding DUF805 domain-containing protein, whose amino-acid sequence MSSFQKVFAWQGTINRKQYLLWGIILFAVKYNLDRLVAISFGRQWFFTDYFIKPDYYAITGVEDDDMKFFGILLVLSLPFIWLGTVFCVKRLRDVGLPTWLVIFFFIPMLNFLLFLVLAALPTGNIAMENPDKQPSFLNAFIPNNKIGSALVSVGLVAFASLLFTIFSVQLLGQYGWGLFVGVPFFTGFASVLLYSYHQPRTYKDSMIVTILSVVFFGAAILLIALEGFLCVMMGAPLCLILAWLGGTIAYFIQERSRNVSVSAISPMFIILIFVVFAEKYAAHQSPLIAIKTSVLVKAKPQAVWDKLVAFSEIAPPKELLFHTGIAYPTHAAIEGIGEGAIRECHFTTGAFIEPITEWKEPELLRFSVLQQPPPLVEWSFYNEMNLPHLEGYFGSEKGQFLLTKTEEGTILEGTTWYRHKIWPANYWKLWSDYILHQIHFRVLNHIKKEAEADI is encoded by the coding sequence ATGAGTTCGTTTCAGAAAGTTTTTGCTTGGCAGGGTACAATCAACAGAAAGCAATATTTGCTGTGGGGGATCATCCTCTTTGCGGTTAAATATAACCTCGACAGGTTGGTTGCTATTTCCTTTGGCAGACAATGGTTTTTTACAGATTACTTTATCAAACCTGATTATTATGCCATTACCGGAGTAGAAGATGATGACATGAAATTCTTTGGAATATTGCTCGTATTGTCACTTCCATTTATCTGGTTAGGTACTGTTTTCTGTGTGAAACGATTAAGAGATGTTGGTTTGCCAACTTGGTTGGTGATATTTTTCTTTATACCCATGCTTAACTTTCTGCTATTTCTTGTGTTAGCAGCTTTACCCACAGGAAATATCGCTATGGAAAATCCTGATAAGCAACCAAGCTTTCTAAACGCATTTATTCCTAATAATAAAATAGGCAGTGCATTAGTCTCAGTGGGTTTGGTTGCTTTTGCCAGTTTGTTGTTTACTATTTTTTCTGTGCAGCTTTTAGGGCAATATGGTTGGGGACTATTTGTAGGCGTGCCATTTTTTACAGGCTTTGCTTCCGTTTTGCTTTACAGCTATCACCAACCAAGAACATATAAAGACAGTATGATTGTTACAATTCTTTCTGTGGTGTTTTTTGGAGCTGCTATTCTACTAATTGCGTTAGAAGGTTTTTTATGTGTGATGATGGGAGCTCCGTTGTGCCTCATTTTAGCATGGTTAGGTGGTACAATCGCCTATTTTATTCAAGAAAGATCGAGGAATGTTTCTGTAAGTGCCATTTCTCCTATGTTTATCATTTTAATTTTTGTGGTGTTTGCTGAAAAATATGCTGCACATCAATCTCCTTTAATTGCCATAAAAACCAGTGTTTTGGTAAAAGCCAAACCACAAGCAGTGTGGGACAAATTGGTCGCTTTTAGTGAGATTGCACCACCAAAAGAATTACTCTTCCATACCGGCATTGCTTACCCAACACATGCCGCTATTGAAGGAATAGGAGAGGGAGCCATTAGGGAATGCCACTTTACAACCGGTGCATTTATAGAACCCATTACCGAATGGAAAGAACCAGAGTTATTGCGCTTTTCAGTATTACAACAACCGCCTCCATTGGTAGAGTGGTCTTTTTATAATGAAATGAATTTGCCGCATCTCGAAGGGTATTTCGGTTCAGAAAAAGGTCAGTTTCTGCTTACCAAAACAGAGGAAGGAACTATTCTGGAAGGAACAACTTGGTATAGACACAAAATCTGGCCAGCAAATTATTGGAAGTTATGGTCAGATTACATTTTGCATCAAATTCATTTTAGAGTACTCAATCACATAAAAAAAGAAGCTGAGGCTGATATTTAA
- the trpA gene encoding tryptophan synthase subunit alpha, translating into MNRIDELFKNKKNILNIYFTAGFPELKDTVKILEALEKAGADLVEIGMPYSDPVADGPTIQESNQKALENGMTIAELFKQLEGIREKVSLPIVLMGYVNPVLQYGAEKFVKKCAEIGIDGTILPDLPAPEFQEELKDVYEQNGLRNIFLITPQTSEERIRQIDELSKGFVYMVSSNSITGAKSGLAEKQVAYFEKIEKLKLKNPKLIGFGISNNETFSIACKYAEGAIIGSAFIKLLNQSKDIEKDIITFVKEVKGL; encoded by the coding sequence ATGAACCGGATAGACGAACTTTTCAAGAATAAGAAAAATATATTAAATATCTATTTTACAGCGGGTTTCCCAGAGTTGAAAGACACAGTTAAAATTCTGGAAGCACTGGAAAAAGCAGGAGCCGATTTAGTAGAAATAGGTATGCCTTATTCCGATCCGGTGGCAGATGGTCCCACCATTCAAGAAAGCAACCAAAAGGCTTTAGAAAATGGGATGACGATTGCTGAACTATTTAAGCAACTAGAAGGCATTCGTGAAAAAGTATCTCTTCCAATAGTTTTAATGGGTTACGTCAATCCAGTTTTACAATACGGTGCTGAGAAGTTTGTAAAGAAATGTGCCGAGATTGGAATTGATGGCACCATCTTACCAGATTTACCCGCTCCAGAGTTCCAAGAAGAACTCAAAGATGTTTATGAGCAAAATGGCCTTCGCAATATATTCTTAATTACTCCTCAAACCTCAGAAGAAAGAATTAGACAGATTGACGAGCTTTCTAAAGGCTTTGTTTATATGGTTTCTTCTAATAGCATTACCGGTGCAAAAAGCGGCTTAGCAGAAAAACAAGTAGCTTACTTTGAGAAAATCGAGAAGTTAAAGTTGAAAAACCCTAAGTTGATAGGTTTCGGAATCTCTAACAACGAAACTTTTTCAATTGCTTGTAAATATGCAGAAGGTGCTATTATTGGCAGTGCATTTATCAAATTGCTCAACCAGTCTAAAGATATCGAAAAAGATATTATCACTTTTGTAAAAGAAGTGAAAGGCTTATAA
- a CDS encoding sensor histidine kinase, whose protein sequence is MHKELPAEFYKELNANSLLYKSTTSNYQSCYSIYSNAGNNILKVDCSGKMEITDLKREFGIMDYIVSIALKYNPDVSFIVKYDSRQLLLPSFKIRKEFLNKIQKLFAAGHIEHVAYIEHRKSVLILSRLFITFITGMSYSLHQDNSSADQTINSYCSIIKKKSIDNQLNNNRSSLQNSITFPEWSYSSKKDKYAIRVALLSNKIVYSKSKGVLDHTTIVETYKILHKVIEFNGGSTECGIIDMSEVKYVSRKARKTFEYEALKISKKWKMCYCILPSYAKTLFRLYSFFNPEIMTQIQVVSSFEEAIAHSEGLNEETPVGNQEENIDNLSYQELKEKYLETKKSLDSVKEKQTGRIAELTKVFGSITWNKHFTPIKPSIDPDDEFYDLFETSWILQNDINEIMSEQKHLNTLLSNKVNEQNEALTHTENNLRNIINNSDKLIFLVDRRQNLIEANTNFHDFIKDVYNIHFDIGENLNEKLSIFPNILNKWNKWFKVALTGRSPFFVENLSINGLELIYEFRLFPVFEDGKITGVSVRAFDITTQKNFERQLQNHNKELQKVNSELDQFVYSVSHDLRAPLTSLMGLIEISKLEQDPAAIKQYVHLQEKSVKKLDNFIQDIIHLSRNSRTEVKYEEIDCNSFFNDIISDFQFMSQAELIKKHVSINQVEPLYGDKSRLKIIFSNLISNAIRYADLHKSDPFFKISANINSSCAEIIIEDNGQGIKEEYQEKIFDMFYRANTEKNGSGLGLYILKESLKKINGSIALQSVYGKGSSFTINFPNKIPEGDLIKS, encoded by the coding sequence ATGCATAAGGAACTTCCTGCTGAATTTTATAAAGAACTTAATGCTAATTCTTTACTATATAAAAGTACTACATCTAACTATCAGAGTTGTTACAGCATTTATTCAAATGCAGGTAATAACATCTTAAAAGTAGATTGTTCTGGAAAAATGGAAATAACTGATCTCAAGCGCGAGTTCGGTATTATGGATTATATTGTGAGCATTGCTTTAAAATATAATCCAGATGTTTCATTCATAGTTAAATATGATTCCAGACAACTATTGCTTCCCTCTTTCAAAATAAGGAAAGAGTTTTTAAATAAAATACAAAAGCTATTTGCTGCCGGTCATATTGAACACGTAGCCTACATCGAACATCGAAAATCTGTATTAATCCTTTCACGGTTGTTTATCACATTTATCACAGGTATGAGCTACTCTTTGCATCAAGACAATTCTTCTGCAGACCAAACCATTAACAGTTACTGCTCTATAATAAAGAAGAAATCGATTGATAATCAATTAAATAATAACAGGTCTTCATTACAAAACTCTATCACATTTCCAGAGTGGTCTTATTCAAGCAAAAAAGATAAATATGCTATCCGTGTTGCTTTACTAAGCAATAAAATAGTGTATTCAAAATCTAAAGGTGTTTTAGATCACACCACTATTGTAGAGACATATAAAATTCTACATAAGGTTATAGAATTTAATGGTGGCAGTACAGAGTGTGGAATTATTGACATGTCTGAGGTTAAATATGTTAGCAGAAAGGCGAGGAAAACGTTTGAATATGAAGCATTAAAAATTTCTAAGAAATGGAAAATGTGCTATTGTATTTTACCTTCTTACGCAAAAACACTTTTCAGACTTTATAGCTTTTTTAATCCTGAAATTATGACCCAAATTCAAGTTGTAAGCAGCTTTGAAGAGGCAATTGCACATTCAGAGGGATTAAATGAAGAAACTCCGGTTGGAAACCAGGAAGAAAATATTGATAACCTCAGTTACCAAGAACTGAAAGAAAAATACCTAGAAACTAAGAAATCGTTAGATTCTGTTAAAGAAAAGCAAACAGGAAGAATTGCAGAGCTTACTAAAGTTTTTGGCAGTATTACCTGGAATAAACACTTTACTCCAATTAAACCTAGTATTGACCCTGATGATGAGTTCTATGATCTATTCGAAACATCATGGATTTTGCAAAACGATATAAATGAAATAATGTCTGAGCAAAAGCACCTAAACACATTATTAAGCAATAAAGTAAATGAACAAAACGAAGCACTAACTCACACAGAAAATAATTTAAGAAATATAATTAATAATTCTGACAAGCTCATATTCTTAGTTGATAGAAGGCAAAACCTAATCGAAGCAAATACTAATTTTCATGATTTTATTAAAGATGTATATAACATACACTTTGATATTGGAGAAAACCTAAACGAAAAGCTTTCTATTTTTCCTAATATATTAAATAAATGGAATAAATGGTTTAAAGTAGCATTAACTGGCAGAAGTCCATTTTTTGTAGAAAACCTATCAATTAACGGCTTAGAATTAATTTATGAATTTAGGTTATTCCCAGTATTCGAAGATGGCAAGATAACAGGCGTGTCTGTAAGAGCATTTGATATTACCACCCAAAAGAACTTCGAAAGACAATTACAAAACCATAATAAAGAATTACAAAAAGTTAATTCTGAACTAGACCAGTTTGTTTACAGTGTTTCACATGATTTAAGAGCTCCCCTAACCTCTTTAATGGGATTAATTGAAATTTCGAAACTAGAGCAAGATCCTGCTGCAATAAAACAATATGTGCACTTACAGGAAAAAAGTGTGAAAAAACTAGACAATTTTATTCAGGATATCATTCATCTATCAAGAAATTCAAGAACAGAAGTAAAATATGAGGAGATTGATTGCAATAGTTTCTTTAATGATATTATTAGCGATTTTCAATTTATGTCACAAGCTGAACTAATCAAAAAACATGTATCAATTAATCAAGTTGAGCCTCTTTATGGAGACAAAAGCAGATTGAAAATCATTTTCAGCAACTTGATTTCTAATGCTATAAGATATGCTGACCTACACAAAAGTGATCCATTCTTTAAAATATCTGCCAATATAAACTCTTCATGTGCAGAGATTATAATAGAAGACAATGGTCAGGGAATTAAAGAAGAATATCAGGAAAAAATATTTGATATGTTTTACCGAGCTAATACCGAAAAAAATGGATCGGGACTCGGTTTATACATATTAAAAGAATCATTAAAAAAGATAAATGGCTCAATTGCTTTGCAATCAGTCTATGGCAAGGGCAGTTCTTTCACAATCAATTTCCCTAATAAAATTCCTGAAGGTGACTTAATTAAAAGCTGA